One window of the Triticum dicoccoides isolate Atlit2015 ecotype Zavitan chromosome 3B, WEW_v2.0, whole genome shotgun sequence genome contains the following:
- the LOC119280387 gene encoding thioredoxin H-type-like: MMTEREDNKLLVIEFTASWCRPSRSIAPFIDFLANKYADAIFLKVDIDEMKYIAEAYEVNAAPIFLFMNNGKVKDTLRGAFKEELFEKLQLQMALIMDN; the protein is encoded by the coding sequence ATGATGACCGAGCGGGAGGACAACAAGCTGCTCGTGATTGAGTTCACCGCGAGCTGGTGCAGGCCATCCCGCAGCATAGCTCCCTTTATTGATTTTCTCGCCAACAAGTATGCAGATGCCATTTTCCTCAAGGTTGATATTGATGAAATGAAGTATATTGCCGAGGCATACGAAGTTAATGCTGCGCCGATCTTCCTGTTCATGAACAATGGCAAGGTTAAGGACACGCTTCGTGGCGCATTCAAGGAAGAGCTGTTTGAGAAGCTTCAGCTGCAGATGGCCCTAATTATGGACAACTGA